In a genomic window of Glycine max cultivar Williams 82 chromosome 13, Glycine_max_v4.0, whole genome shotgun sequence:
- the LOC100787610 gene encoding putative tRNA (cytidine(32)/guanosine(34)-2'-O)-methyltransferase — protein sequence MGNASFIDFFLLILWDENLPLIVAIDLQPMAPIEGVIQVQGDITNARTAEVVIRHFDGCKADLVVCDGAPDVTGLHDMDEFVQSQLILAGLTIVTHVLKEGGKFIAKIFRGKDTSLLYCQIFELKLFFPIVTFAKQKSSRNSSIEAFAVCENYSPPEGFNPKDLHRLLEKVGSPSGVDDTDCCSGWLEGPNKVYIPFLGCGDLSGYDSDRSYPLPKVAGGTYQSLDPVQPPIAPPYKRALELKKASSQGFRELEKLSLDS from the exons GGATGAAAATCTTCCTCTTATTGTAGCTATTGATTTGCAACCAATGGCTCCAATTGAAGGTGTCATCCAGGTGCAGGGTGATATAACTAATGCTCGGACAGCTGAAGtg GTCATTAGACATTTTGATGGTTGCAAGGCTGACCTGGTTGTGTGTGATGGTGCTCCTGATG TTACTGGCCTTCATGACATGGATGAGTTTGTACAATCCCAACTCATACTTGCA GGGTTGACAATTGTTACTCATGTACTTAAGGAAGGAGGGAAGTTTATTGCAAAGATATTCAGAGGAAAGGACACAAGCCTTCTATATTGTCAGATATTTGAA ctaaaattatttttccctATAGTGACGTTCGCAAAACAAAAAAGCAGCCGTAATTCCAGCATAG AGGCATTTGCGGTTTGTGAAAACTATTCCCCTCCTGAAGGGTTCAATCCGAAAGATCTTCATCGCCTTCTTGAGAAGGTTGGAAGTCCCTCGGGGGTAGATGATACAG ATTGTTGTAGTGGTTGGTTGGAAGGCCCTAATAAGGTGTATATCCCATTTCTAGGTTGTGGTGACCTCAGTGGGTATGATTCTGATCGCTCATATCCACTACCTAAAGTTGCTGGGGGAACATATCAGAGCTTGGATCCTGTGCAGCCCCCTATTGCCCCACCTTACAAGAGAGCTTTGGAGTTAAAAAAAGCTTCCAGTCAAGGATTCCGTGAACTTGAAAAGCTCTCATTGGATTCTTGA
- the LOC112998763 gene encoding uncharacterized protein, protein MLRKSKRVSFSPDVNEKTTMFLKNGVLGNRKRVIGSWSFSRLPKDPLLSPVRFILRLGAKVASSIRVISMGRRSSRKVSSSTLVRSHSLSDPNDSSYRAKAVEDCIEFLHSSSSRERPS, encoded by the coding sequence ATGTTGAGAAAAAGTAAGAGAGTAAGCTTCAGTCCTGATGTCAATGAAAAAACAACCATGTTTCTCAAAAATGGTGTGTTAGGAAACAGGAAGAGGGTCATTGGAAGTTGGAGTTTCTCAAGATTACCCAAAGACCCTTTGTTGTCACCTGTAAGATTCATACTACGGCTTGGAGCAAAGGTAGCAAGTTCCATTAGAGTTATTTCTATGGGAAGGAGATCCTCCAGGAAGGTTTCTTCATCCACTTTGGTAAGGTCACATTCATTGTCAGACCCTAATGACTCATCGTATCGTGCTAAGGCTGTAGAAGATTGCATTGAGTTCTTGCATTCATCATCCTCTAGGGAGAGACCCAGTTGA
- the LOC100807592 gene encoding putative tRNA (cytidine(32)/guanosine(34)-2'-O)-methyltransferase isoform X1: MKAPNLNQIVIRAQQQLLTNPNPQFLNPLLSQLTNSRNAFFDLYNQMLSQPFSHNHYTFTHALKACSFHNARSKALEIHAHLVKSGRYLDLFLQNSLLHFYLAHNDVVSASNLFRSIPSPDVVSWTSLISGLAKSGFEAQALHHFINMYAKPKIVRPNAATLVAALCACSSLGSLRLAKSVHAYGLRLLIFDGNVIFGNAVLDLYAKCGALKNAQNVFDKMFVRDVVSWTTLLMGYARGGYCEEAFAVFKRMVLSEEAQPNDATIVTVLSACASIGTLSLGQWVHSYIDSRHDLVVDGNIGNALLNMYVKCGDMQMGFRVFDMIVHKDVISWGTFICGLAMNGYERNTLELFSRMLVEGVEPDNVTFIGVLSACSHAGLLNEGVMFFKAMRDFYGIVPQMRHYGCMVDMYGRAGLFEEAEAFLRSMPVEAEGPIWGALLQACKIHRNEKMSEWIRGHLKGKSVGVGTLALLSNMYASSERWDDAKKVRKSMRGTGLKKVAGCSWVELEMSNNRLGSNLCTA; the protein is encoded by the coding sequence ATGAAGGCTCCGAATCTGAATCAAATAGTAATTCGTGCTCAACAACAACTCCTCACAAACCCTAACCCCCAATTCTTGAACCCCTTACTGTCACAACTCACGAATTCTCGAAATGCTTTCTTTGATCTTTATAACCAGATGCTCTCACAGCCTTTCTCCCACAACCACTACACCTTCACCCACGCCCTCAAAGCCTGCTCCTTCCACAACGCGCGCTCCAAAGCCCTCGAAATCCACGCGCACCTCGTCAAATCGGGGCGCTACCTCGACCTCTTCCTCCAGAACTCGCTCCTCCACTTCTACCTCGCCCACAACGACGTCGTCTCCGCCTCAAACCTCTTCCGATCCATTCCCTCCCCCGACGTCGTTTCATGGACCTCACTCATCTCGGGCCTCGCCAAGTCCGGCTTCGAGGCCCAAGCCCTTCACCATTTTATCAACATGTACGCGAAGCCCAAAATCGTCAGGCCCAATGCCGCCACCCTCGTTGCCGCGTTGTGCGCCTGTTCCTCTCTCGGGTCTCTGAGACTCGCCAAGTCTGTTCATGCTTATGGACTGCGGTTGTTAATCTTCGACGGGAATGTTATCTTTGGCAATGCTGTGTTGGATTTGTACGCCAAGTGTGGAGCGTTGAAGAATGCACAGAACGTGTTCGATAAAATGTTTGTGAGAGACGTGGTTTCTTGGACCACGTTGTTGATGGGTTACGCGCGTGGTGGCTATTGTGAAGAGGCTTTTGCTGTGTTTAAACGAATGGTGCTTAGTGAGGAAGCTCAGCCTAATGATGCAACTATAGTAACTGTTTTATCAGCTTGTGCCTCTATTGGAACCTTGAGTTTGGGGCAGTGGGTGCATTCGTATATTGACTCAAGACACGACCTTGTGGTTGATGGAAATATTGGGAATGCTTTGCTTAACATGTATGTGAAGTGTGGAGACATGCAaatggggtttagggtttttgATATGATAGTGCACAAGGATGTTATCTCGTGGGGCACCTTTATTTGTGGACTAGCCATGAACGGTTACGAGAGAAACACATTGGAGTTGTTTTCACGCATGTTGGTTGAAGGGGTTGAACCTGACAATGTTACGTTTATTGGGGTGTTGTCTGCATGCAGCCATGCAGGGTTGCTGAATGAAGGGGTTATGTTTTTCAAAGCAATGAGGGATTTTTATGGCATTGTGCCGCAGATGAGGCATTATGGTTGCATGGTGGACATGTATGGACGTGCTGGTTTGTTTGAGGAGGCTGAGGCTTTCCTTAGAAGTATGCCTGTTGAAGCTGAAGGGCCCATTTGGGGGGCTCTTCTTCAGGCTTGCAAAATTCATAGGAATGAGAAGATGTCTGAATGGATTAGGGGACACCTCAAGGGGAAAAGTGTTGGTGTTGGTACCCTTGCTTTGCTGTCTAATATGTATGCGAGTTCTGAACGGTGGGATGATGCTAAAAAGGTTCGGAAGAGTATGAGAGGGACTGGATTGAAGAAAGTGGCAGGATGTAGCTGGGTTGAGCTAGAGATGTCCAACAACAGATTGGGTTCAAATTTGTGTACTGCCTAG
- the LOC100807592 gene encoding putative tRNA (cytidine(32)/guanosine(34)-2'-O)-methyltransferase: MGKASRDKRDIYYRKAKEEGWRARSAFKLLQIDEEFNLFEGVKRVVDLCAAPGSWSQVLSRKLYLPAKLAPDAKDENLPLIVAIDLQPMAPIEGVIQVQGDITNARTAEVVIRHFDGCKADLVVCDGAPDVTGLHDMDEFVQSQLILPGLTIVTHVLKEGGKLIFRGKDTSLLYCQLKLFFPVVTFAKPKSSRNSSIEAFAVCENYSPPEGFNPKDLHRLLEKVGSPSGVDDTDCCSGWLEGPNKVYIPFLACGDLSGYDSDRSYPLPKVAGGTYQSLDPVQPPIAPPYKRALELKKASSQGFRELEKLSLDS; encoded by the exons ATGGGGAAAGCTTCAAGGGATAAGAGG GATATCTATTACcggaaagcaaaagaagaaggTTGGCGTGCTCGAAGTGCCTTTAAACTCCTTCAGATAGACGAGGAATTCAACCTTTTTGAAG GAGTGAAGCGTGTTGTAGATTTATGTGCTGCCCCAGGTAGCTGGAGTCAG GTTTTGAGTCGTAAATTGTATCTACCAGCCAAGCTTGCACCTGATGCAAA GGATGAAAATCTTCCTCTTATTGTAGCTATTGATTTGCAACCAATGGCTCCAATTGAAGGTGTCATCCAGGTGCAGGGTGATATAACTAATGCTCGGACAGCTGAAGtg GTCATTAGACATTTTGATGGTTGCAAGGCTGACCTGGTTGTGTGTGATGGTGCTCCTGATG TTACTGGCCTTCATGACATGGATGAGTTTGTACAATCCCAACTCATACTTCCA GGGTTGACAATTGTTACTCATGTACTTAAGGAAGGAGGGAAGTTGATATTCAGAGGAAAGGACACAAGCCTTCTATATTGTCAG ctaaaattatttttccctGTAGTGACGTTCGCAAAACCAAAAAGCAGCCGTAATTCAAGCATAG AGGCATTTGCGGTTTGTGAAAACTATTCCCCTCCTGAAGGGTTCAATCCGAAAGATCTTCATCGCCTTCTTGAGAAGGTTGGAAGTCCCTCGGGGGTAGATGATACAG ATTGTTGTAGTGGTTGGTTGGAAGGCCCTAATAAGGTGTATATCCCATTTCTAGCTTGTGGTGACCTCAGTGGGTATGATTCTGATCGCTCATATCCACTACCTAAAGTTGCTGGGGGAACATATCAGAGCTTGGATCCTGTGCAGCCCCCTATTGCCCCACCTTACAAGAGAGCTTTGGAGTTAAAAAAAGCTTCCAGTCAAGGATTCCGTGAACTTGAAAAGCTCTCATTGGATTCTTGA
- the LOC100808646 gene encoding metal response element-binding transcription factor PvMTF-1-like — MAAESQPQLIEERREEQELKYLEFVQFATIQALMRCAILYSYAKERAGPLKPGVNTVEEAVKTVVAPVYDRFHLVPGEVLKYADRKVAELDRHVPSNVKKVSSQARSVVSEVRRDGVSAYAKIVYSKYEPTAEQCAVSAWRKLNQLPLFPQVANVVLPKAAYCTEKYNEAVVSSAEKGYRVSAYLPLVPTEKIAKVFGGN, encoded by the exons ATGGCCGCCGAATCACAACCTCAACTAATC gaagagagaagagaggagCAAGAACTTAAGTACCTGGAATTTGTGCAATTCGCGACCATCCAGGCCCTGATGCGCTGCGCCATCCTCTACTCCTACGCCAAGGAGCGCGCGGGTCCTCTGAAGCCCGGCGTCAACACCGTCGAGGAGGCCGTGAAGACCGTCGTGGCTCCGGTCTACGACAGGTTCCACCTCGTCCCCGGCGAGGTCCTCAAATACGCCGATCGCAAGGTCGCCGAATTGGACCGCCACGTTCCCTCCAACGTGAAGAAGGTCTCCTCCCAGGCCCGCTCCGTCGTCTCCGAAGTCCGCCGTGATGGTGTCTCCGCCTACGCCAAAATCGTTTACTCGAAGTATGAGCCCACGGCGGAGCAGTGTGCCGTCTCCGCATGGAGGAAGCTCAACCAGCTTCCGCTCTTCCCTCAGGTTGCCAATGTCGTGTTGCCCAAGGCTGCCTACTGCACTGAGAAGTACAATGAGGCGGTTGTTTCCTCTGCTGAGAAAGGTTATAGGGTTTCTGCTTATCTTCCTTTGGTGCCTACTGAGAAGATCGCCAAAGTCTTCGGTGGAAACTGA